The window GGCTGGAGGACCTGGCGGAAGCGGCAAAGCAGCTTCGCCGATGGCGGAAGTTCAAGATCACCCCCCTGTTTCTTACGGAAGGTGAACTCCGACTCGCCGCTCGCGCCTTCCCTCTTGAGGTGTCAGATATTCAGGAGTCCGGTTACCTATTGTTCGGCTCCAATCCGCTCTCCACTATCGTGGTTTCGCCCGAGGATGTTCGAGCCCAATCCCGGCGAGAGCTCCATGGCAGTTTAATCCGGCTGCGGCAAGGATACCTGGAGTTGCTGGATCACAGAGAGGCCCTTGGCGGCCTCCTTGCCGGTGCGATCACCTCCCTCCTGCCGGTCTTTCGCGCCATCATACGTCTGGACGGAACGCCTGTCCCCTCCACCGATATGGAGGTGGTTGAATCGGTGGCTTCAAG of the Candidatus Methylomirabilis sp. genome contains:
- a CDS encoding nucleotidyltransferase domain-containing protein, producing the protein MDKIIPSAGLGAELEGQLQVVVDALSRVYHRQLVSILLYGSAARGDFISGRSDVNLLVVLQSVRLEDLAEAAKQLRRWRKFKITPLFLTEGELRLAARAFPLEVSDIQESGYLLFGSNPLSTIVVSPEDVRAQSRRELHGSLIRLRQGYLELLDHREALGGLLAGAITSLLPVFRAIIRLDGTPVPSTDMEVVESVASRHHLDRDLLTRLLAHKRGSIRLATADVRQILSRLVEEWERVIVLVDAA